A stretch of the Malus domestica chromosome 08, GDT2T_hap1 genome encodes the following:
- the LOC103441077 gene encoding MFP1 attachment factor 1-like, with protein sequence MSDSESTAAAAPQDQISQQHRHHDAPAHKGKPSLLTSFSIWPPTQRTRDAVVNRLIETLSTPSPLSKRYGTMAADEASTTARLIEADAFAAAGGSAATEEDGIQILQVYSKEISKRMLDTVKSRIAAAENGAAESETASSVVDSTAAAAGEDVKAEEY encoded by the coding sequence ATGTCGGACTCCGAGAGCACCGCCGCAGCAGCGCCTCAAGACCAAATCTCTCAACAGCATCGCCACCACGATGCACCAGCTCACAAAGGGAAGCCCAGCCTCCTCACCTCCTTCAGCATATGGCCGCCGACCCAGCGTACCCGCGACGCCGTCGTCAACCGCCTCATCGAGACCCTCAGTACGCCCTCCCCTCTCTCCAAGCGCTACGGCACCATGGCCGCCGACGAGGCCTCCACCACCGCCCGCCTCATAGAGGCCGACGCCTTCGCTGCCGCCGGCGGCTCCGCGGCGACCGAGGAAGACGGGATTCAGATCCTGCAGGTTTACTCCAAGGAGATCAGCAAGCGCATGCTCGACACCGTCAAGTCCAGGATCGCCGCTGCTGAAAACGGTGCGGCGGAGTCCGAGACTGCAAGCTCTGTGGTGGACTCCACTGCTGCCGCCGCCGGTGAGGATGTTAAGGCGGAAGAGTACTGA